A genomic window from Dermacentor silvarum isolate Dsil-2018 chromosome 9, BIME_Dsil_1.4, whole genome shotgun sequence includes:
- the LOC119463863 gene encoding uncharacterized protein LOC119463863, which yields MAFREPPPKAHCFTFNAPTGSSADEIIDAIEETVGPGGLETLQHQGGVKFIAAVASAAAAVKLSSRGSFVLNGASVPVAQVGPRVLYISAFRVPPYVGDATLAAALSTYGKVLAIQESQFKGRPTVGTGVRVIRMEMAKPVPNFLSVQGHRIMFDYRGIRKVCSRCGAEGHLGKTCETPRCERCEVYGHETAKCTSPCRRCSGNHVTADCFLPRSYAAAAASANIPASIEDNHGQPDQDEVQTPLEGPRHSELSETASRSESSDSSEDEDFPPLPSTERSTTEVSASETDSSKTTSPSEHETDAADSATRESVAVNEPTDEPRPSVDRRLHPQPEQTPSPGTGRETGLAQARGYQVPRTTDASLMNPVSQVTDLLLKTEAMDTDKPDIKRTREAETDSSGSQKNGRSKIPKKLRASGSAVGGTL from the coding sequence ATGGCGTTCCGAGAACCCCCACCCAAGGCGCACTGCTTCACCTTCAACGCGCCAACGGGCAGCAGCGCCGATGAAATCATCGACGCCATCGAAGAAACCGTAGGGCCGGGAGGCCTTGAGACCCTCCAACACCAGGGAGGAGTAAAGTTCATCGCAGCTGTCGCGTCCGCAGCAGCCGCCGTAAAACTATCGTCCCGGGGCTCCTTCGTTCTGAACGGCGCCTCGGTCCCAGTCGCTCAAGTCGGACCACGAGTCCTCTACATTTCTGCCTTCCGAGTTCCCCCGTACGTGGGAGACGCCACACTCGCAGCCGCCCTGTCTACGTATGGAAAAGTTCTCGCAATTCAAGAATCGCAGTTCAAAGGAAGACCGACAGTCGGTACCGGCGTAAGGGTCATTCGAATGGAAATGGCGAAGCCCGTACCAAACTTCCTGTCCGTTCAAGGCCACCGCATCATGTTTGACTACCGAGGAATTCGCAAGGTGTGCTCAAGGTGTGGAGCAGAGGGCCACCTTGGGAAGACATGTGAAACGCCACGTTGCGAACGCTGCGAAGTCTACGGTCACGAGACTGCCAAGTGCACGTCCCCGTGTCGCCGCTGTTCCGGGAACCACGTCACAGCGGATTGTTTCCTGCCCAGGTCctacgctgctgcagccgcaAGCGCCAACATCCCCGCCAGTATCGAAGACAACCACGGCCAGCCAGATCAAGACGAAGTACAAACGCCGCTAGAAGGGCCACGCCACAGTGAACTCTCCGAAACCGCGTCTCGCTCTGAATCTTCAGACAGCTCGGAAGACGAAGATTTCCCACCGCTACCCTCTACTGAAAGGAGCACCACCGAAGTCAGCGCATCAGAGACAGACTCCAGCAAGACGACCTCTCCTTCGGAGCACGAAACAGACGCAGCAGATTCCGCAACGCGCGAAAGCGTTGCCGTCAACGAGCCCACCGACGAGCCGCGTCCTTCGGTTGACCGAAGACTCCACCCCCAGCCCGAACAGACGCCGTCACCTGGCACCGGACGTGAAACCGGACTCGCTCAAGCCAGGGGATACCAAGTGCCTCGAACAACGGACGCATCGTTGATGAACCCAGTAAGTCAAGTAACCGACCTGCTTCTTAAGACAGAAGCAATGGACACTGATAAACCAGATATAAAGCGAACACGCGAAGCAGAAACGGACTCGAGCGGTTCGCAGAAAAATGGTAGATCTAAGATTCCAAAAAAGCTGCGCGCATCGGGTTCCGCCGTGGGCGGAACCCTTTAA
- the LOC125939897 gene encoding uncharacterized protein LOC125939897, which translates to MESSCETPLRENCFLFNAPDGDISVDDLIDAIELTAGDDSVLALQHMGGAKFLVCTRTAAQATKLMVAEGFRVNHVRVPVEAVGPPVTFVNVYRLPVYVSNEVVAAALQPYGNVKSVAYTKVLNRQNKLNGVRVVRVEMCRPVPNFMTMQGHRVMCEYRGMRRVCARCGDGNHMATACTSPYCKRCGVFGHEAESCDEECRKCGGRHATKTCFRGKAYAKSNAGTVWQHTPPEQAPARSARTDAEFPPLETNAASGMQVLKPRGPNLPRKKTSYWDGESAGDSTKSMDSKPNETEETSTNETPATPTSDSEGGPTESPPTTDMTSHQTTDEKNSPNNNNAEKVDASQGMPQGADQKQQA; encoded by the exons ATGGAATCCAGCTGTGAGACCCCGTTGAGGGAAAATTGCTTTCTGTTCAATGCGCCAGACGGCGATATTTCTGTTGATGATTTAATTGATGCCATTGAACTTACTGCCGGCGACGACAGTGTGCTGGCACTCCAGCACATGGGCGGCGCGAAATTCCTAGTGTGCACGAGAACTGCGGCACAAGCCACTAAATTAATGGTCGCTGAAGGATTTCGCGTCAACCATGTGCGAGTGCCAGTGGAGGCCGTAGGCCCACCAGTAACTTTTGTGAACGTGTACCGCTTACCTGTCTATGTATCCAATGAAGTTGTAGCAGCGGCTTTGCAACCTTATGGAAATGTCAAAAGTGTAGCGTACACGAAAGTGCTAAACAGACAAAACAAGCTTAATGGTGTCCGAGTCGTACGAGTTGAAATGTGTAGGCCGGTACCCAATTTCATGACAATGCAAGGGCACCGAGTCATGTGCGAATACCGCGGAATGAGAAGGGTATGCGCAAGATGTGGTGATGGCAACCACATGGCTACCGCGTGCACGTCGCCATATTGCAAACGATGCGGTGTCTTCGGACACGAAGCCGAAAGTTGCGACGAGGAATGCAGAAAGTGTGGAGGCCGCCACGCTACAAAAACATGCTTCCGTGGGAAGGCATATGCGAAATCAAATGCAGGAACGGTGTGGCAACACACGCCCCCCGAACAAGCTCCGGCCAGAAGCGCCCGAACTGATGCAGAATTCCCGCCACTAGAAACGAACGCAGCCTCAGGCATGCAAGTGCTTAAGCCACGAGGCCCCAATCTGCCACGGAAAAAGACAAGCTATTGGGACGGAGAGAGTGCTGGAGACAGCACAAAAAGCATGGACAGCAAGCCAAATGAAACTGAAGAAACGTCTACAAATGAAACACCGGCCACGCCCACATCAGATAGCGAAGGAGGCCCAACAGAATCGCCTCCAACAACCGACATGACGTCGCACCAAACGACAGATGAAAAGAACAGTCCAAATAACAATAACGCGGAAAAAGTTGACGCATCCCAAGGCATGCCCCAAGGTGCAGACCAA AAACAGCAAGCATGA